From a single Gloeocapsopsis sp. IPPAS B-1203 genomic region:
- a CDS encoding transposase: protein HSDDQSSVTQLGIDETSVRKGHDYVTVAADLASRRVIHVTPGKDADTIGQIKDHLKTKGVEPIAITDACIDMSTGFIAGMLEHF from the coding sequence ATCATTCAGATGATCAGAGTTCGGTTACGCAGCTAGGCATTGATGAGACCTCAGTAAGAAAAGGTCACGATTATGTGACGGTAGCAGCAGATCTAGCCTCAAGACGTGTCATTCATGTGACTCCTGGTAAAGATGCAGATACTATTGGGCAGATCAAAGATCACCTTAAAACCAAAGGAGTTGAGCCCATAGCAATTACAGATGCCTGTATAGACATGTCTACAGGCTTCATTGCAGGTATGCTAGAGCACTTTC